A portion of the Pomacea canaliculata isolate SZHN2017 linkage group LG13, ASM307304v1, whole genome shotgun sequence genome contains these proteins:
- the LOC112554070 gene encoding uncharacterized protein LOC112554070 → MTKPARFSRSRSRTTLQPAVQDFNGQIINKANDEDSTVWFVGKSNSRTFPATDFCYPIGGSFRSYRSAGALSPTYWDSARFPNSTCRHPAWAEELHRNSVARTARVRARLSPTRPCRTPDRATSTSSPSSAYESDNRFILTLPFNDDTLEDIKEGRTFGKEPLTTARSRPATTGRYFNTNNGLRNSKSQTTWGTRPATAGQRFSSPGLRIQKLTLHQKDTVRDMRELFTTRQPIKRA, encoded by the exons ATGACGAAACCCGCTCGCTTTTCACGCTCGCGGTCAAGAACAACCCTGCAGCCAGCAGTTCAGGATTTTAATGGACAGATAATCAACAAAGCTAATG ACGAAGATTCCACAGTGTGGTTTGTAGGCAAAAGCAATTCCCGGACATTCCCAGCCACTGACTTTTGTTACCCGATCGGCGGATCCTTCAGGAGTTACCGTAGTGCCGGGGCTTTAAGTCCCACCTACTGGGACTCCGCGCGGTTCCCCAACTCGACCTGCAGGCACCCGGCCTGGGCGGAGGAACTACATAGAAACAGCGTTGCTAGGACAGCACGGGTACGTGCACGGCTGTCACCCACAAGACCTTGCCGCACCCCAGACCGAGCCACCTCCACTTCATCTCCATCCTCCGCCTACGAGTCCGACAACAGGTTCATTCTGACTCTGCCATTCAACGACGACACGTTGGAGGATATTAAAGA AGGTCGGACATTTGGAAAGGAGCCCTTGACCACAGCGAGGTCAAGACCAGCAACGACTGGCCGTTACTTCAACACGAACAACGGGCTGAGGAACTCCAAGAGTCAGACCACCTGGGGGACACGGCCAGCCACCGCCGGCCAAAGGTTCTCGAGTCCAGGCCTCCGGATACAGAAGCTGACTTTGCACCAGAAGGACACGGTGCGGGACATGCGGGAACTGTTTACCACTCGCCAACCCATCAAGAGAGCCTGA
- the LOC112554067 gene encoding cingulin-like protein 1 isoform X1, with amino-acid sequence MEMSKDEDPQDDILPESNKITQLLTETQKSQTMATPRTATVESRSYSFEKELLESQMHKMQLENSTLKTENKLLKDKYNRATARISELESHLSSMREELGGLQDNLDTEVIRAGRQARAEADRELQHSQSKMAALMHENEKHQAEIRNLQQKLESAVKEAELLKRSIDSSKAIEAHKQETGMMKTEIAKLRELLAASEKQLDEECHKRMELSQQVSKLTEMRELFQLQMDTAGYIGSAAEKKITALEQRLHVTEERLTQERADRASNLSQVEEKLLSDNAKLQALEKELRRQLQREKDKNRNLEHRAHEYREENLKLRLAVPDDDENIASYKSYDIPNNAHSSSRQQTKRVEDIKYILKELEKEGVEGGEAAALVALWNRTQQQRQEIKEWRVYLTDLTLPQDNTSEGLKMLREKLIEYEKQFREIEEKLGDIQAEKMTIDSTYKQQLLSLVKERHEASARLRTLEDLMDALRRENEVLRQGLASSAPTQGDPKMIVSSGAQLEAVVAENQALELRVSQLIRNSRSLEAEVDTLRAQVSARDIALEELSTELKTAHAQKSQTEDSAILKQKIEDLNVEMEQMQREMRTVAQQAEIAQKEKTHLQEELEEMDKQYQVAKARLTKHRAQREEDKDPKVAVLESELEEKDTQLLTLTSQLRQMEDKLETTQQQLTLQKDANSLLHMQVKELEAVLQQRGEMLETLAEKRSDLFEQLTLVKSHLNATTLALHQKQSQIQVLQKELAQEKDRATSLSDQIAQMQKTDLGKADLGLPESVLEVKLQERENEIAILKGKLQNIVQELASKQDECDVAYQETMKLNEEIVAAKALTCRFNSEEAFLRQELETGLQNYECQTQELRKCEEDLIKMEFRLQEVLCRFEAEACSQQALIIPQQTELTSDDIPKIYSELHNLRLLTEEKSKEINMLQDKISRQQLQLCNQEKHLQTLQSIQTHTKEDVRHLSEALSLKIKEYAVTANINCTLAKEHSSLQKENQRLLKEIDEETAYKEKHRAEISEIIKKVEKHETKHLEATQVVQQKDSLIAELEAEIRQVKRSLTQVEVENEQLKTKVDLLNEDIRNLGNVNTTLEKRLEIERTSLSEERANASKRREDMAAANQRLEDLKLEQNTLQGSLGAERRNAQKLKDEIENHKEEEKKLQKQINT; translated from the exons ATGGAGATGAGTAAAGATGAAGATCCTCAAGATGACATTTTGCCTGAGTCAAACAAAATAACCCAG CTTTTAACAGAGACTCAAAAATCTCAGACAATGGCTACTCCAAGAACTGCAACTGTTGAAAGCAGGAGTTATAGCTTTGAGAAG GAACTGCTGGAGAGTCAAATGCACAAAATGCAGCTGGAGAACTCAACTCTCAAGACTGAGAATAAACTTCTGAAGGACAAATACAATCGTGCTACAG CACGCATCAGTGAGCTGGAGAGTCATCTCTCATCTATGAGGGAGGAGCTGGGAGGATTGCAGGACAACCTGGACACAGAAGTCATCAGAGCAGGACGTCAAGCCCGTGCAGAGGCCGACAGAGAACTGCAGCATAGCCAATCAAAGATGGCCGCTTTGATGCATGAAAATGAGAAGCATCAGGCAGAG ATCAGAAATCTGCAGCAGAAGTTGGAATCAGCGGTCAAAGAAGCAGAGCTGCTGAAAAGAAGCATTGATAGTTCAAAGGCTATAGAAGCTCACAAGCAAGAGACTGGGATGATGAAG ACAGAAATTGCAAAGCTACGGGAACTGTTAGCTGCCAGTGAGAAGCAGCTGGATGAAGAGTGCCATAAGAGGAtggagctgtcacagcaagttTCCAAACTAACTGAGATGCGAGAACTATTTCAGTTGCAGATGGATACAGCAGGCTACATTGGAAGTGCTGCAGAGAAAAAG ATCACAGCCTTGGAGCAGCGGCTTCATGTAACAGAAGAAAGGTTAACACAGGAAAGAGCTGATAGAGCCAGCAATTTGTCACAAGTGGAGGAAAAGCTCCTTTCTGACAATGCCAAACTCCAG GCCTTGGAGAAGGAGCTTAGACGACAGctgcagagagaaaaagacaagaaccGCAACCTTGAACATCGAGCACATGAATATCGAGAAGAAAACTTGAAGCTGAGACTTGCAGTGCCAGATGACGATGAGAACATTGCTTCTTACAAATCCTATGACATTCCCAACAATGCTCATTCATCATCAAGGCAGCAGACCAAACGG GTAGAAGATATCAAATATATCTtgaaagagttggagaaagaaggAGTTGAAGGTGGCGAGGCAGCAGCTTTAGTAGCTCTGTGGAACAGGACCCAGCAACAGCGGCAGGAGATAAAAGAATGGCGTGTCTACTTGACAGACTTAACCTTACCCCAGGATAATACAAGTGAAGGGCTGAAG ATGTTGCGAGAAAAATTGATTGAGTATGAGaaacagttcagagaaatagagGAGAAATTGGGCGATATCCAGGCAGAGAAAATGACTATTGACAGCACATATAAACA ACAGTTGTTGTCCCTGGTTAAAGAGCGGCACGAGGCGTCAGCACGTCTGAGAACACTAGAGGATCTAATGGATGCCCTCAGAAGGGAGAATGAGGTACTGCGGCAGGGACTAGCATCCTCAGCTCCAACCCAGGGGGATCCCAAGATGATAGTTAGCAGTGGAG CTCAGCTTGAAGCTGTGGTGGCAGAAAACCAGGCATTGGAACTAAGAGTCTCCCAGCTCATACGAAACAGCAGATCGCTGGAAGCTGAGGTGGACACCTTACGGGCACAGGTATCAGCACGAGACATAGCCCTGGAAGAATTGTCCACTGAGCTGAAGACTGCTCATGCCCAGAAATCACAGACAGAAGACTCAGCAATTTTGAAACAGAAGATTGAGGACCTGAATGTGGAG ATGGAACAAATGCAGAGAGAAATGAGAACAGTGGCACAGCAGGCAGAGATCGCACAAAAAGAGAAGACACATTTGCAAGAAGAGCTAGAGGAGATGGACAAACAGTATCAGGTGGCCAAGGCTCGGTTGACTAAACACAGAGCACAAAGAGAAGAGGATAAAGATCCAAAG GTGGCAGTGCTGGAATCAGAGCTCGAAGAAAAGGATACACAGCTCTTGACCCTGACCTCACAGTTGAGGCAGATGGAAGACAAGCTAGAGACAACTCAACAGCAGCTGACACTACAGAAAGATGCTAATTCATTACTTCATATGCAG GTGAAAGAGCTTGAAGCAGTGCTGCAGCAACGCGGAGAGATGCTGGAAACTTTAGCAGAGAAGAGATCAGACCTGTTTGAACAGCTAACCCTGGTCAAGTCCCACCTTAATGCAACTACCCTTGCCTTACATCAGAAGCAGTCACAG ATTCAAGTGCTGCAGAAAGAACTAGCTCAAGAAAAAGATCGGGCAACCTCTTTGAGTGATCAGATTGCTCAAATGCAGAAGACGGACCTAGGAAAAGCAGATCTTGGCCTTCCAGAGTCTGTTCTGGAAGTGAAACTTCAAGAACGGGAAAATGAGATAGCTATACTTAAAGGAAAATTACAG AACATTGTACAAGAACTTGCCAGCAAACAGGATGAGTGTGATGTAGCCTACCAGGAAACAATGAAACTTAACGAGGAGATAGTTGCAGCTAAAGCTTTAACCTGCCGCTTTAATTCTGAAGAAGCTTTTCTGAGACAAGAATTAGAG ACCGGACTTCAGAACTACGAGTGTCAGACTCAGGAGCTCAGAAAGTGTGAAGAGGATCTCATTAAGATGGAGTTTCGCCTGCAGGAGGTGTTGTGCAGGTTTGAGGCTGAGGCTTGCAGTCAACAGGCTCTCATAATCCCACAACAGACTGAACTCACTTCAGATGATATTCCTAAG ATATACTCAGAGCTCCACAATCTACGATTACTTACTGAGGAGAAATCTAAAGAGATCAACATGCTTCAAGACAAAATCAG TCGACAGCAGTTGCAATTATGTAACCAGGAGAAACATCTTCAAACTCTTCAAAGCATTCAGACTCACACTAAGGAAGATGTGAGACATCTCAGCGAGGCTCTTTCTCTGAAA ATAAAGGAGTATGCAGTGACTGCAAATATTAATTGTACCCTGGCTAAAGAGCACTCAAGCCTGCAAAAGGAAAACCAGCGGCTGCTGAAAGAAATTGATGAAGAAACAGcttataaagaaaaacacagagcAGAAATATCAGAGATAATCAAGAAG GTTGAGAAACATGAGACGAAGCATCTTGAGGCTACTCAGGTCGTGCAGCAAAAAGACTCCCTCATAGCAGAGCTGGAGGCTGAAATCAGACAG GTAAAAAGAAGCCTGACCCAAGTGGAAGTGGAAAATGAACAGTTAAAGACAAAAGTGGATCTCTTGAATGAAGACATTCGTAACCTTGGTAATGTCAACACCACTTTGGAAAAACGTCTGGAGATAGAGAGAACATCA CTTTCAGAGGAACGTGCCAATGCAAGTAAGCGTCGAGAAGACATGGCTGCTGCTAATCAAAGGCTTGAAGACCTCAAGCTTGAACAGAATACTTTACAAGGCAGCCTTGGAGCTGAACGCAGAAATGCCCAGAAGCTGAAG GATGAGATAGAAAATCataaggaagaagagaaaaaacttCAGAAACAGATCAATACCTGA
- the LOC112554067 gene encoding cingulin-like protein 1 isoform X2, whose protein sequence is MEMSKDEDPQDDILPESNKITQLLTETQKSQTMATPRTATVESRSYSFEKELLESQMHKMQLENSTLKTENKLLKDKYNRATARISELESHLSSMREELGGLQDNLDTEVIRAGRQARAEADRELQHSQSKMAALMHENEKHQAEIRNLQQKLESAVKEAELLKRSIDSSKAIEAHKQETGMMKTEIAKLRELLAASEKQLDEECHKRMELSQQVSKLTEMRELFQLQMDTAGYIGSAAEKKITALEQRLHVTEERLTQERADRASNLSQVEEKLLSDNAKLQALEKELRRQLQREKDKNRNLEHRAHEYREENLKLRLAVPDDDENIASYKSYDIPNNAHSSSRQQTKRMLREKLIEYEKQFREIEEKLGDIQAEKMTIDSTYKQQLLSLVKERHEASARLRTLEDLMDALRRENEVLRQGLASSAPTQGDPKMIVSSGAQLEAVVAENQALELRVSQLIRNSRSLEAEVDTLRAQVSARDIALEELSTELKTAHAQKSQTEDSAILKQKIEDLNVEMEQMQREMRTVAQQAEIAQKEKTHLQEELEEMDKQYQVAKARLTKHRAQREEDKDPKVAVLESELEEKDTQLLTLTSQLRQMEDKLETTQQQLTLQKDANSLLHMQVKELEAVLQQRGEMLETLAEKRSDLFEQLTLVKSHLNATTLALHQKQSQIQVLQKELAQEKDRATSLSDQIAQMQKTDLGKADLGLPESVLEVKLQERENEIAILKGKLQNIVQELASKQDECDVAYQETMKLNEEIVAAKALTCRFNSEEAFLRQELETGLQNYECQTQELRKCEEDLIKMEFRLQEVLCRFEAEACSQQALIIPQQTELTSDDIPKIYSELHNLRLLTEEKSKEINMLQDKISRQQLQLCNQEKHLQTLQSIQTHTKEDVRHLSEALSLKIKEYAVTANINCTLAKEHSSLQKENQRLLKEIDEETAYKEKHRAEISEIIKKVEKHETKHLEATQVVQQKDSLIAELEAEIRQVKRSLTQVEVENEQLKTKVDLLNEDIRNLGNVNTTLEKRLEIERTSLSEERANASKRREDMAAANQRLEDLKLEQNTLQGSLGAERRNAQKLKDEIENHKEEEKKLQKQINT, encoded by the exons ATGGAGATGAGTAAAGATGAAGATCCTCAAGATGACATTTTGCCTGAGTCAAACAAAATAACCCAG CTTTTAACAGAGACTCAAAAATCTCAGACAATGGCTACTCCAAGAACTGCAACTGTTGAAAGCAGGAGTTATAGCTTTGAGAAG GAACTGCTGGAGAGTCAAATGCACAAAATGCAGCTGGAGAACTCAACTCTCAAGACTGAGAATAAACTTCTGAAGGACAAATACAATCGTGCTACAG CACGCATCAGTGAGCTGGAGAGTCATCTCTCATCTATGAGGGAGGAGCTGGGAGGATTGCAGGACAACCTGGACACAGAAGTCATCAGAGCAGGACGTCAAGCCCGTGCAGAGGCCGACAGAGAACTGCAGCATAGCCAATCAAAGATGGCCGCTTTGATGCATGAAAATGAGAAGCATCAGGCAGAG ATCAGAAATCTGCAGCAGAAGTTGGAATCAGCGGTCAAAGAAGCAGAGCTGCTGAAAAGAAGCATTGATAGTTCAAAGGCTATAGAAGCTCACAAGCAAGAGACTGGGATGATGAAG ACAGAAATTGCAAAGCTACGGGAACTGTTAGCTGCCAGTGAGAAGCAGCTGGATGAAGAGTGCCATAAGAGGAtggagctgtcacagcaagttTCCAAACTAACTGAGATGCGAGAACTATTTCAGTTGCAGATGGATACAGCAGGCTACATTGGAAGTGCTGCAGAGAAAAAG ATCACAGCCTTGGAGCAGCGGCTTCATGTAACAGAAGAAAGGTTAACACAGGAAAGAGCTGATAGAGCCAGCAATTTGTCACAAGTGGAGGAAAAGCTCCTTTCTGACAATGCCAAACTCCAG GCCTTGGAGAAGGAGCTTAGACGACAGctgcagagagaaaaagacaagaaccGCAACCTTGAACATCGAGCACATGAATATCGAGAAGAAAACTTGAAGCTGAGACTTGCAGTGCCAGATGACGATGAGAACATTGCTTCTTACAAATCCTATGACATTCCCAACAATGCTCATTCATCATCAAGGCAGCAGACCAAACGG ATGTTGCGAGAAAAATTGATTGAGTATGAGaaacagttcagagaaatagagGAGAAATTGGGCGATATCCAGGCAGAGAAAATGACTATTGACAGCACATATAAACA ACAGTTGTTGTCCCTGGTTAAAGAGCGGCACGAGGCGTCAGCACGTCTGAGAACACTAGAGGATCTAATGGATGCCCTCAGAAGGGAGAATGAGGTACTGCGGCAGGGACTAGCATCCTCAGCTCCAACCCAGGGGGATCCCAAGATGATAGTTAGCAGTGGAG CTCAGCTTGAAGCTGTGGTGGCAGAAAACCAGGCATTGGAACTAAGAGTCTCCCAGCTCATACGAAACAGCAGATCGCTGGAAGCTGAGGTGGACACCTTACGGGCACAGGTATCAGCACGAGACATAGCCCTGGAAGAATTGTCCACTGAGCTGAAGACTGCTCATGCCCAGAAATCACAGACAGAAGACTCAGCAATTTTGAAACAGAAGATTGAGGACCTGAATGTGGAG ATGGAACAAATGCAGAGAGAAATGAGAACAGTGGCACAGCAGGCAGAGATCGCACAAAAAGAGAAGACACATTTGCAAGAAGAGCTAGAGGAGATGGACAAACAGTATCAGGTGGCCAAGGCTCGGTTGACTAAACACAGAGCACAAAGAGAAGAGGATAAAGATCCAAAG GTGGCAGTGCTGGAATCAGAGCTCGAAGAAAAGGATACACAGCTCTTGACCCTGACCTCACAGTTGAGGCAGATGGAAGACAAGCTAGAGACAACTCAACAGCAGCTGACACTACAGAAAGATGCTAATTCATTACTTCATATGCAG GTGAAAGAGCTTGAAGCAGTGCTGCAGCAACGCGGAGAGATGCTGGAAACTTTAGCAGAGAAGAGATCAGACCTGTTTGAACAGCTAACCCTGGTCAAGTCCCACCTTAATGCAACTACCCTTGCCTTACATCAGAAGCAGTCACAG ATTCAAGTGCTGCAGAAAGAACTAGCTCAAGAAAAAGATCGGGCAACCTCTTTGAGTGATCAGATTGCTCAAATGCAGAAGACGGACCTAGGAAAAGCAGATCTTGGCCTTCCAGAGTCTGTTCTGGAAGTGAAACTTCAAGAACGGGAAAATGAGATAGCTATACTTAAAGGAAAATTACAG AACATTGTACAAGAACTTGCCAGCAAACAGGATGAGTGTGATGTAGCCTACCAGGAAACAATGAAACTTAACGAGGAGATAGTTGCAGCTAAAGCTTTAACCTGCCGCTTTAATTCTGAAGAAGCTTTTCTGAGACAAGAATTAGAG ACCGGACTTCAGAACTACGAGTGTCAGACTCAGGAGCTCAGAAAGTGTGAAGAGGATCTCATTAAGATGGAGTTTCGCCTGCAGGAGGTGTTGTGCAGGTTTGAGGCTGAGGCTTGCAGTCAACAGGCTCTCATAATCCCACAACAGACTGAACTCACTTCAGATGATATTCCTAAG ATATACTCAGAGCTCCACAATCTACGATTACTTACTGAGGAGAAATCTAAAGAGATCAACATGCTTCAAGACAAAATCAG TCGACAGCAGTTGCAATTATGTAACCAGGAGAAACATCTTCAAACTCTTCAAAGCATTCAGACTCACACTAAGGAAGATGTGAGACATCTCAGCGAGGCTCTTTCTCTGAAA ATAAAGGAGTATGCAGTGACTGCAAATATTAATTGTACCCTGGCTAAAGAGCACTCAAGCCTGCAAAAGGAAAACCAGCGGCTGCTGAAAGAAATTGATGAAGAAACAGcttataaagaaaaacacagagcAGAAATATCAGAGATAATCAAGAAG GTTGAGAAACATGAGACGAAGCATCTTGAGGCTACTCAGGTCGTGCAGCAAAAAGACTCCCTCATAGCAGAGCTGGAGGCTGAAATCAGACAG GTAAAAAGAAGCCTGACCCAAGTGGAAGTGGAAAATGAACAGTTAAAGACAAAAGTGGATCTCTTGAATGAAGACATTCGTAACCTTGGTAATGTCAACACCACTTTGGAAAAACGTCTGGAGATAGAGAGAACATCA CTTTCAGAGGAACGTGCCAATGCAAGTAAGCGTCGAGAAGACATGGCTGCTGCTAATCAAAGGCTTGAAGACCTCAAGCTTGAACAGAATACTTTACAAGGCAGCCTTGGAGCTGAACGCAGAAATGCCCAGAAGCTGAAG GATGAGATAGAAAATCataaggaagaagagaaaaaacttCAGAAACAGATCAATACCTGA
- the LOC112554356 gene encoding tropomyosin, smooth muscle/fibroblast CTM1-like, whose amino-acid sequence MDSCWQFDSSWNRLDRIKRLSTEEYYQEVCRQLGEKDHLLTECQRKADRDVEAAHMEVARLMASHEQEKERMELDLMKVREELNDVRDQLKQKDLQLVSFGRTLQDLEDATREKRDFEMKAERLAITLDESRLHLESVNREMTSLRDINTQLQDNLSRSQANEINLQEQIRLIQGSADSQATELRHMMEGMKAHHEFEKKSLKDALSHMEAQLKITEGDLRAALENQEQLKGEKHSLEHTLNSTKTQVTEQSTALQVSQEKLSVLKVQMNDAEKSKFSSEKQVVELQESITRLQTEILSKGEHIRTLTCDLQEAEGAVEAKNSELQGKQEQIDILKEEGQQTSAGSGEPAASTGIKDAKIYH is encoded by the exons atggacagttGTTGGCAGTTCGACAGCAGTTGGAACAGGCTAGACAGGATAAAGAGGCTGTCTACAGAG gagt ATTACCAAGAAGTGTGCAGACAACTGGGTGAGAAGGATCACTTGCTGACCGAATGTCAGCGGAAGGCTGACCGTGATGTCGAAGCAGCTCATATGGAGGTGGCCAGACTAATGGCTTCTCATGAACAGGAAAAAGAACGAATGGAGCTGGACCTCATGAAAGTTAG AGAAGAATTGAATGACGTCAGGGACCAGCTGAAGCAGAAAGACTTGCAGCTCGTCAGTTTTGGTCGTACCTTGCAGGACTTAGAGGATGCAACAAG AGAGAAGAGGGATTTTGAGATGAAGGCTGAGCGGTTAGCAATAACACTTGATGAGTCACGTCTCCATCTGGAGTCCGTGAATCGGGAGATGACCTCACTCAGAGATATCAATACACAGCTGCAG GACAACCTCAGCAGGAGCCAGGCAAATGAGATAAATCTCCAGGAACAAATACGGCTCATTCAGGGCTCAGCAGACAGCCAAGCTACAGAACTAAGGCATATGATGGAGGGCATGAAAGCACACCATGAGTTTGAGAAGAAGAGCTTGAAAGATGCATTATCACAC ATGGAGGCCCAGTTGAAAATAACAGAGGGAGATCTCAGAGCAGCTTTGGAGAATCAAGAACAATTGAAGGGGGAGAAACATTCCTTGGAACACACCTTAAACAGCACTAAGACACAAGTTACAGAGCAAAGCACTGCACTGCAGGTATCACAGGAGAAGCTGAGTGTACTGAAGGTGCAGATGAATGATGCAGAGAAAAGTAAA TTTTCCTCTGAGAAGCAAGTTGTGGAACTCCAAGAATCTATCACAAGACTGCAGACAGAAATACTGTCTAAAGGGGAGCACATCAGGACCCTTACTTGCGACCTGCAGGAAGCTGAAGGTGCTGTCGAAGCAAAAAATTCTGAACTACAAGGCAAACAAGAACAAATTGATATCTTGAAA gaggAAGGTCAGCAAACTTCAGCAGGCTCTGGAGAGCCAGCAGCATCAACTGGCATCAAGGATGCGAAAATCTACCACTGA
- the LOC112554069 gene encoding uncharacterized protein LOC112554069 — translation MSVDLEQAREQIMIKNKENLKLQEDKVSLECQVQEYVTKLHSTQVSLSQEEELQTKLNSRKEMSLVMQDFSKQLLKQMEDARTQGQEHDTKQVQKLKQDLRSLETQLNAEKALHSITKNALQNLEEDCARLRQQIHAMRRKGYAHEKKHKSRMEEINEIIARSQTRAQVMMAAGVYTDGTFRNMNPSRDFNVSAAANASGDISPDTSLALSESSFTTGAFLNNSFLNLSGTVFPGASLSK, via the exons ATGTCTGTTGACCTTGAGCAGGCTAGGGAACAGATTATGATTAAAAACAAGGAGAACCTCAAG CTGCAAGAAGATAAAGTATCTTTGGAGTGCCAGGTGCAAGAATATGTGACGAAACTGCACTCCACACAGGTCTCCTTGAGTCAGGAAGAAGAGCTGCAGACCAAGCTGAACAGCAG GAAGGAGATGAGTTTGGTCATGCAGGACTTTAGCAAACAGCTGCTTAAACAAATGGAAGATGCCAGAACTCAAGGTCAAGAGCATGACACCAAACAAGTGCAGAAGCTGAAACAGGACCTTCGCTCTCTGGAGACACAGCTGAATGCCGAGAAAGCACTTCACAGCATCACCAAAAATGCACTGCAGAACTTGGAGGAGGATTGTGCAAGGCTACGGCAACAAATCCATGCCATGCGACGGAAAGGATACGCTCATGAAAA GAAACACAAAAGTCGGATGGAAGAAATTAACGAGATAATTGCTCGCTCTCAGACTCGAGCACAAGTCATGATGGCAGCAGGTGTTTATACAGATGGAACTTTCCGGAATATGAACCCCTCACGAGATTTTAATGTGTCTGCAGCAGCCAATGCCAGTGGCGATATCTCTCCTGACACCTCCTTAGCACTAAGTGAATCATCATTTACTACTGGAGCATTTCTTAATAATTCTTTCCTCAACTTGTCAGGCACTGTCTTTCCTGGTGCATCATTAAGCAAGTGA